In Eubalaena glacialis isolate mEubGla1 chromosome 4, mEubGla1.1.hap2.+ XY, whole genome shotgun sequence, the genomic window TTCTGGAGAAGGGTGAGTGTTGGCAAGTGTCCgtttgaaaattctttttaataactTTCATTGTCTCCTTTTGAGAAAGAGTTTAATTACCTACAGTTGATGACATTAAGGATGAATTCATGGTAAGATGATATTTTGGCATGACTTTGATATGAGTGGAGCatttttacaggtaaagaaggaagtaatttttaaaaaaattgaacaaaGGTTTTATTGCGGAAGAAGGAAAGCAAGTGATCTATGTTGTCTGCAAAATAGAACTCATATTGGAGAGTAGTTGAAAATAACACTGGAAATGTTGGCTTGTGATCATATCTCAGGTCACATAGAAATGATTCTAACATCTTGGGATTTATTTGTTTAGTGCAATCCAATAAAAACTGTACCCATGAAGATAAATATGGTGGTATGTGAAAAGACAGATGGACTATAGGCCAACTTTGAATAGGGCAGGTAAGGGAgatggaataataaaaaattgaTATAGGTGACATGTAGAATGTTCATGCCATTAAATAAAAGGTGAATTTAAGGATTTGAATTTGGGGGGTATTAATGATTTATCTTCATAATCTTTAAATTGtaatcaaattattttctagGAGTCATCAGCATGTATGGCTAAAAATGACAATTATAACCATTGAAAAGGGGGAGGAAGATGTGAGTTTGGGAATACCGTCAATAGAAGTCTTGTCTGAAATGTTGGAAGTGGATGAGAACACAAATAAAAGCATATAAGAGGTTGAGGTAGAAAGAAAAGGATAAGGTCATTTAGGAGCAGTGGAAGGATCAGAGCAGCAAAGCACAATAGGTAGAAATTCCACAAGATTTTGCAGTGATGGAGAAGTATGCAAAGGAAAATGTTTTGAGGGGGAGGACTAATGTAAGctgcagagaaattaagaaatgttttaaagaatatGTGCTAAAATTTTCAGCCtccattattaaattaaaaaacattattagGAGTAGTTGATGTTCACTGAACAAAGAAAGAATGGACTTTGATAATCTATAACGTTTTTAAAATGTGGGTAAAATTTGCTAATTTAAAATTACACTCTTTTCTCAAAATATAGTAGTATATCTTGTGACAGAAATACATGCACATGTTTCTTCTCTATACAAATATGTAGGATAGTTTTCACTTCTAATTCCCAAGCCTGGTTCATATCACACTTAAGCTTTCTAAAATGGTTGATACAGTTTTTACATTATTGGGAGGAAAGTTGTTTCACTATGAGTATTTTGAACGCTTACCCTACTCTAaactaataaaagaaaacagatgagATAAACTGACCCTGCAAATTACAAACATGAGGAGATTTActattaaaataaagcaaaagatatatatgtaatataaatatctATCTTTAATTTCAAGAACTGTAGCGTAGCTTCGTTGTGAATTCATTTCTTACCCTTTCGAGCCGCATGATGTCGCTGTCTACCGTGAAGTTACACTAGCTGTTATTCAAGTCCATTGCTCCCATTACTGCATCCTTCCACGAGTGTTGAATGATGGCAGGCGCAGAAGAACTGAATTAACAGACTcgggatcatacaatatttcatcTTAATGCCTAGACAAGATTTCCTGATGGAACTAAACCAGCAAGTATTTGAAATGCTTATTACACCTGAAGGCCGACTGAGATCCCGGTGTTTGCTTCTCTCGCTTCTGCTCCTTGTAGCCTGGGAGGCCGAGAGCGGCCAGATCCACTACTCCGTCCCGGAAGAGGCCAAACACGGCACCTTCGTGGGCCGCATCGCCCAGGACCTGGGGCTGGAGCTGGCGGAGCTGGTGCCGCGTCTGTTCCGGGTGGCGTCCAAAGGCCGCGGGGACCTTCTGGAGGTAAATCTGCAGAATGGCATTTTGTTTGTGAATTCTCGGATCGACCGGGAGGAGCTGTGCGGGCGGAGCGCGGAGTGCAGCATCCACCTGGAGGTGATCGTGGACCGGCCGCTGCAGGTGTTCCATGTGGAAGTGGAGGTGAAGGACATTAACGACAACCCGCCTGTGTTCCCGGTAAAGGAACAAAGAGTGTTGATTTACGAATCTAGGCTGCCAGATTCGTTGTTTCCACTAGAGGGCGCGTCGGATGCAGATGTGGGCCCAAATTCTGTCTTAACCTACAAGCTCAGTTCCAACGAAAACTTCGGGTTAGATGtgaaaacaaacagtgatgacaCTACACAAATTGCGCTCGTGTTAAGGAAATCGTTGGACAGAGAGGAAGCGCCCGAACATAACTTATTCCTCATGGCCACTGACCAAGGCAAACCTGAGCTCACTGCCACTGTTCAGCTGCTGGTCACCGTACTGGATGTGAATGACAATGCTCCCAGTTTTGGACAGTCTGAGTATgaagcaaaaatatttgaaaactcagATAACGGAACAATAGTTATGAGACTGAATGCTTCTGATAGGGATGAAGGAGCGAATGGGGAGTTTTCATACTCTTTTAATAGTCTTGTTCCACCCATGGTTAGTAACCAGTTTAGAATAGATCCAAATACTGGAGAAATAGTAATTCAAGGGAATttagattttgaaaatataaatttatacaaaatCCGTATTGATGCGACAGACAAAGGCCACCCTCCCATGGCTGGTCATTGCACCATCTTGGTGAAAGTTTTGGATAAAAATGATAATGTTCCTCAGATTGCACTGACTTCCTTATCCTTGCCTGTCCGAGAGGACGCTCATTTCGGCACTGTCATTGCCCTAATTAGCGTGTCCGATCTCGACTCAGGTGCCAACGGGCAGGTGACCTGCTCTCTGACGCCCCATGTTCCCTTCAAACTAGTGTCCACCTTCAAGAATTACTATTCGCTGGTGCTGGACAGCGCCTTGGATCGCGAGAACCTGGCGAACTATGAGGTGGTGGTGACCGCGAGGGACGGGGGCTCGCCTTCCCTGTCGACAATGGCCAGCGTGTTCGTGGAGGTGTCCGACGTGAACGACAACGCGCCCGCGTTCGCCCAGCCCGAGTACACGGTGTTCGTGAAGGAGAACAACCCGCCCGGCTGCCACATCTTCACGGTATCGGCGCGGGACGCGGACGCGCAGGAGAACGCGCTGGTGTCCTACTCGCTGGTGGAGCGGCGGGTGGGCGAGCGAGCGCTGTCGAGCTACGTGTCGGTGCACGCGGAGAGCGGCAAGGTGTACGCGCTGCAGCCGCTGGACCACGAGGAGCTGGAGCTGCTGCAGTTCCAGGTGAGCGCGCGCGACGCGGGCGTGCCGCCTCTGGGCAGCAACGTGACGCTGCAGGTGTTCGTGCTGGACGAGAACGACAACGCGCCCGCGCTGCTGCTGCCCGGGccgggcggcggggcgggcgcgCTGAGCCAGCTGGTGGCGCGGTCGGTGGGCGCGGGCCACGTGGTGGCGAAGGTGCGCGCGGTGGACGCGGACTCGGGCTACAACGCGTGGCTGTCGTACGAGCTGCAGCCGGCGGCGGGTGGCGCGCGCAGCCCGTTCCGCGTGGGGCTGTACACGGGCGAGATCAGCACGACGCGCGCCCTGGACGAGGCGGACGCGCCGCGCCAGCGCCTGCTGGTGCTGGTGAAGGACCACGGCGAGCCGGCGCTGACGGCCACGGCCACCGTGCTGCTGTCGCTGGAGGACAGCGGCCAGGCGCCCAAGGCCTCTTCGCGGGCGTCGACGGGCGCCGCTGGCGCGGAGGCCGCTCTGGTGGATGTGAACGTGTACCTGATCATCGCCATCTGCGCGGTGTCCAGCCTGTTGGTGCTCACGCTGCTGCTGTACACGGCGCTGCGGTGCTCGGCGCCGCCCAGCGAGGGCGCATGCGGGCCCGGGAAGCCCACGCTGGTGTGCTCCAGCGCGGTGGGGAGCTGGTCTTACTCGCAGCAGAGGCGGCAGAGGGTGTGCTCTGGGGAGGGGCCGCCCAAGGCAGACCTCATGGCCTTCAGCCCCAGCCTACCTCCGTGTCCTGGATCTATAGATGCAACCGGAGATCCACAAGCTTCTTTGGACTCCTCTGGGAAGGTGGGTTgctctaatattttatttgtttatgtatgtattcatttagtcttgaaaaatattttaattatcctATAAGAtacttttaaatagtttttatcctttttttttctagttctgccagtatgtttaattttatttccggAGAGTGAACCTTAACTTTGTAACTGACTTTTGCTTCGACTTCCAGTTGAGAATCGTTATAAACCATACACTGAACAGACATTTATTAGGGCTGAATCCATTTTATTTAAAACCTGTTGTGGGAGTCATATTGAATTCCTGATTAATAGGAATTGCTGCCACCGTACCTGAAAACTATTAGGTGAAAACAAATTTAGTCATTACACATTAAGTTAACTGCAACACCACTCTGTCAAATGataatttatttctaaagtaAGCATGGTAGTTTAGCCTAATTATATTGTTTTTAAGCAACCCCATAGCAGATATATGCAGTAACTGTTACCTTGTTAACTTATAGTTTCCTACCTTTCTGGAGACATGGCGGTCAGCACTAGTTAGTGTCTGTAACTTCAATAAGTAACTTCCAATATACCTAGAAAACAGTTGCTTTACTTTAGGAATTTAATTTTGACAATAATTGTTTCAAATATAACTTATTCCCACTTGTTCaaaatatgtttctatacattgtCTGACAGTGTAGATCATAAGAAAATGTTGATTGAGAATCTTTTCTATGCGtagaaatttttttgaaattcatGTTTTATCTGATATTGAAGAAAATACTTCCTGAAAGGTACTTTCTTTCCTGAAGAAGACTTTCTCCTTTTATGAAATTTTCTGTTAGTAATGTAATGCTGGGGCATTAAAGATATACCCATATTTCACACTTTGAATTCTCTTGAAATTGTTGTCTGGAACTTAACCAGTTTACATGAGGATTTACTTTGTCTCTCAGTATTCCAAAAGACAGAAATCTGGAGATGAGATTGTGCACCTTTAAAGTCACTACATGCTAAACTTACATTTCCTGGATTATGGTTTGCAAGTTTCAAATTGGTGGTTCTCCACACTCTATCTTTAGTCCAAGCATtcgttttgttttctaatttatacCTTAAAAACTTCCTTTATACTTACATTGCATTTTTGTAATGTGTTTTATATTTCTACTcaggggttttattttattttttatcatgtcAGGTATTTTACAAGGCATTTCTTAATTGAAAACTCAACAGAGCAAATCAGAGTGGACTTGAGAATAGAGCCACAATATAACAAGGCACATGCAAGTAAAAATCACTTAAATATTTCAGTACTTTGTTTCTCTCCAAAGGACACATGTTTGGTTTATGCTACAAAGCaatctattttttcccattttatttcttgCAAAACTTGAATATTCTCTGAACTCTTGTCATAAAACCTGTCTATGTCTGTTGGCACAACTCACCTTAAATCCAGACTTACACCTTCAAATATCTCTGTCCTTGTACTTTTTCAGGTTCCATATGCCACTTGTACTTGGGCCCAGGTATTTGATTATGTTATATGGATTGAGGGATGCTAGAAATGTCATTTgcttcccccccaaaaaactgCCACCATTCTTCTAGTATCTTAGAGCTAGTATTATTCATTAAGTACTTACTACATATTCTATAATTACAAATTTTACTCTTTATCATTGATGGCTGCATTGATATAATTGGTAATATAGTCCCTTATACTAATCTTTATTCTCTCCCAGAATATGGGCTATCATTGTATGCAAATTTTCAGAAGATCAGTGAACATCTTAGTGATGAATTTATCTTTTGGGTCATCAGGAAGCATGAGCACACTGGGATTCAGGAAATTCAGGATTAAAAACAGCTGGGAAGTCCCAAATAGAGAGGTGAGAGCTTGGAAGACACTTCATTGCTCAATTCAAGCCAGAATCATGAGACCAATAATGAAGCTCCCCTATGCCAGTCTGTTAACTGTAGTTTCTAGATAGGGCTAACTAAGTTATGACTCGATCTcagacacttttgagagtgaaaggggcaCTATACAAATGTATACAAGACCACAGACAAACATAGAGCATATTCCAGGCAAACTGGTTTTTATGGTCAGCCTATCCTCAGGCCTGACAATGTTAACTGCTTTAGCAATATCTGGAGTCCTTATTGAACATTCTGCTTCCCAGACACCACCTCAAGTTTCTGAAATAAGTAGTACTggcaaatttgcattttaacaagcattccaggtgattcttatccAACTGAAATTTTAGAGGCTATAGCCCTATTGAGTTGCTTGGCAAAGCAAGTTCCTATTATTTGACAGGATATAATTTAACTACACTACTTTTCATTCATTATTGGAGATTTGTATTGGGACATTTATGTTATTACCTGGTTAAAAATGCTCATTAACAGCAATGGAATTTAGTTTATATCATTACCTTGTGTTGAGATGATTAATCAAtgataaacttatttttagaCTCCAGATAGTAGCTTACACTGAACATTGCTATTGTGGGTGGATAGATTAACTCATTACATTTTAATTCATGCTTTATAAGAAAAGTAACCCTTAAAATCAGAATATGAATAGATTTTGACCCTAGAATCATTCTAAAGGAGTAGAGAAGTATAAAAACAGAAGTTAGAAGCACACATACATCGATGAATCAAGTGACCCTCATTCCtgtaaattttcttatttattctataaATGTTCTATTTTTCAGAGTTCAAAATTattgatttcttaaaaaaaatcattaaagtaaGAAATTAACCTTTGGATAAGACAAAACCTCCTATCagtaagttttcctttttttggaaaAAGAGAAACTTCAACTTTTATCAGTAGCATATAGTATATTGCCTGCACCGCgaggcatacaggatcttagttccccgaccagggattgaacccatgcccccttcactgtaagcgcggagtcttaaccactggaccgcccagGAAGTCCACCATAGATATATTAATGGAGAATTTCAGTTACTGAATATTTGATTCCAAGaattttgagagaaaatatttttactgcaGGTGATGAAAAACTTTATTGACACTTATAaaattattagataatgccaaaaCTGTATATTTGGGGtatttgaaaaacataaaaataacaaagatgAAATTAGTTGTCTCTGAAAGTGGAAAtcataaatttttaattattttattttgaatcacAATTAAGATTCTTTTTGCCCATGTAAGAtgtgtataaaaaagtgaaacttCCCCCATATAACTAATTTCTCAATAAAAGCACTCTTCTGTCTTCTTAAAGACAGAAACACCACTCAGCCTGTGCAGCAGCAATACGTAAAGGCTTTATAGGGCGACACCATTCTACAGGCAATCATTTTATCCAAAGAGCCAATTTTGGTCTTGAGCATTATGAAACTAATGTGGCTAAAGTGAGCCCTGAGAATAACTGCCATTTATGAAGCACTCACTCTCCTTGAGGTATTATACTAGGCACTTAATATATCATAATTCATGCAACCaccatattattattaatatgttaTGAATGTTATGAAAGTGAAAACTGAGACGGAGAGAGGTTAAATTATTTTCCccaagtcacacaactagtaagttgGAGACTAGGAATCAGAAGAGAGGAATTTCTGATGTTGAAGCCTGTGATCTCTCTACATTCTAGTGATGATTGGCATTTAGAAGTTGCAAATACCTCACGGAGAACTGATGCTTGAGATTAGTGTCTAAATAAGGTTTATTTCATATCAAAGTAATGACAAGGAGAAGTGAATTAAGGTTTAGAAGTTGAAGAGACTTAAATTTGTTATCCAACAAAATGCTAGTACACTCAGTATTATACAAATATTAAGGGTGTTTTCAAATTCAGCTAAAGACAATCATGGTTAGGGAAGGAATTACTTCTCTGTGATTTTCCACTCAAGAAAAACACTGCACTATGTATCGAcaatgattattattatatacAAAAGAAACATAATGTGAGTCTTTGAAAGTCCATAGAGACCCAAAGAtgtgaaaatagaatgaaaagataGGAACAAGAGTTGTTAAACTCATGGAATTGTACTTACACATTAAGCCACCGGATGTCGCTGTCTTCCACAAAATGGCTTTTCAGAACAAAGGCATGATCCTGTTTCTCAAGGACTAGGAAAGAGCTACATTCGGAGATCTCAGCCATTTCAAGAAAATTGGATGCAAGAAATCGAATAGAAAAATTCGGAGCGGTGGGTGTGTTCTGGACGCCGAGTCACTGATTTATAAAACAGGAGAAAGTTATGATGTTGGTCTACAGACCTATCAGGCAGAGAACCCAGCGCCTGCTTCTCTCGTTTCTGCTCATTGCAGCCTGGGAGACTGGGAGCAGCCAGGTCCATTACTCGCTCTCGGAGGAAGCCAAACACGGCACCTTCGTGGGCCGCATCGCCCAGGACCTGGGGCTGGAGCTGGCGGAGCTGGTGCCGCGTCTGTTCCGGGTAGCATCCAAAGGCCGCGGGGCCCTTCTGGAGGTAAATCTGCAGAATGGCATTTTGTTTGTGAATTCTCGGATCGACCGGGAGGAGCTGTGCGGGCGGAGCGCGGAGTGCAGCATCCACCTGGAGGTGATCGTGGACCGGCCGCTGCAGGTGTTTCACGTGGAGGTGGAGGTGAAGGACGTTAATGACAACCCGCCGGTCTTCTCTGTCTCAGAACAAAAGCTCTCAATTTACGAATCTCGACCGCTTGACTCTCGATTTCCTCTAGAAGGCGCCTCTGATGCGGATATTGGAGAGAACGCAATGCTTACTTACAGACTCAGTCCAAATGACTTTTTCACTCTTGATATTATAAACAAAAAGGACAAAGGCAAATTTCCAGTGCTTGTTCTACGAAAACTGCTGGATCGTGAAGAAAATCCTCAGCTTCAGTTGTTATTAACGGCAACTGATGGAGGCAAACCCGAACTGATGGGATTTGTTACTCTGCTGATCCTGGTGTTAGACGCCAATGATAACGCACCTCTATTTGACCGATCCGTTTATGAAGTTAAGATGTATGAAAATTCAGCGAACCAAACATTAGTCATATGGCTAAATGCTTCTGATGTGGATGAAgggataaataaggaaataatatatTCGTTTAGCTCTTTGGTCCCACCCAGCACAAGAAGGAAATTTCTAATGAATGAAAGCACAGGAGAAATAAGAGTAAACGATGCTATTGACTTTGAGGATAGTAATACTTATGAAATTCATGTAGATGTTACAGATAAAGGAAACCCACCTATGGTTGGTCACTGCACTGTCCTAGTGGAAATCCTGGATGAAAACGATAATTCACCTGAGGTGGTTGTCACTTCTTTGGCTCTCCCAGTGCGAGAGGACGCTCAGGTGGGCACCGTCATGGCCTTAATCAGCGTGTCCGACCGTGACTCTGGCGCCAACGGGCAGGTGACCTGCTCATTAACACCTCATGTCCCCTTCAAACTGGTGTCC contains:
- the LOC133090573 gene encoding protocadherin alpha-6-like; the encoded protein is MELNQQVFEMLITPEGRLRSRCLLLSLLLLVAWEAESGQIHYSVPEEAKHGTFVGRIAQDLGLELAELVPRLFRVASKGRGDLLEVNLQNGILFVNSRIDREELCGRSAECSIHLEVIVDRPLQVFHVEVEVKDINDNPPVFPVKEQRVLIYESRLPDSLFPLEGASDADVGPNSVLTYKLSSNENFGLDVKTNSDDTTQIALVLRKSLDREEAPEHNLFLMATDQGKPELTATVQLLVTVLDVNDNAPSFGQSEYEAKIFENSDNGTIVMRLNASDRDEGANGEFSYSFNSLVPPMVSNQFRIDPNTGEIVIQGNLDFENINLYKIRIDATDKGHPPMAGHCTILVKVLDKNDNVPQIALTSLSLPVREDAHFGTVIALISVSDLDSGANGQVTCSLTPHVPFKLVSTFKNYYSLVLDSALDRENLANYEVVVTARDGGSPSLSTMASVFVEVSDVNDNAPAFAQPEYTVFVKENNPPGCHIFTVSARDADAQENALVSYSLVERRVGERALSSYVSVHAESGKVYALQPLDHEELELLQFQVSARDAGVPPLGSNVTLQVFVLDENDNAPALLLPGPGGGAGALSQLVARSVGAGHVVAKVRAVDADSGYNAWLSYELQPAAGGARSPFRVGLYTGEISTTRALDEADAPRQRLLVLVKDHGEPALTATATVLLSLEDSGQAPKASSRASTGAAGAEAALVDVNVYLIIAICAVSSLLVLTLLLYTALRCSAPPSEGACGPGKPTLVCSSAVGSWSYSQQRRQRVCSGEGPPKADLMAFSPSLPPCPGSIDATGDPQASLDSSGKVGCSNILFVYVPYATCTWAQNKGMILFLKD